The nucleotide window AACCTTTGCATCTCTGTTATCCCTATATATTTCAAAGTTGTCCACAATCACGGTGCATATCTGACGCCAAACCCTGTGGATAAAATTGACCGGCACGCTTGTGACGACGCTCGCGGGTGTGACGGTTATTTACTGACCACCCTCGCGCAGTAGCCCAGCCAGCCGCTGCCGACTGTCGGTCAGCACATCAAGTTGCTGATCAATTTGCGCCATATGCTGTCTGATTTTTGCCTGCAAAACATCACACAGCGGCGTGGCGGGGGCGATCTGCGGGACACAAGAGATAACATCGCGAATCACGCTGAGGGGAAGCCCTGCCCTGTTAAGCAACACCATACTTTTGACCCTGTTAGCCTCCTCCGCAGAATAATTTCGATAACCCGAGGGTTCCCGCGCCGGGTGGATTAAGCCTTCCTGTTCGTAGTAACGCAACATGCGGGCGCTGACGCCGGTCACGCGCGAAAATTCACCGATCTTCA belongs to Pantoea sp. At-9b and includes:
- a CDS encoding MerR family transcriptional regulator; the encoded protein is MKIGEFSRVTGVSARMLRYYEQEGLIHPAREPSGYRNYSAEEANRVKSMVLLNRAGLPLSVIRDVISCVPQIAPATPLCDVLQAKIRQHMAQIDQQLDVLTDSRQRLAGLLREGGQ